A region of Ornithodoros turicata isolate Travis chromosome 5, ASM3712646v1, whole genome shotgun sequence DNA encodes the following proteins:
- the LOC135396106 gene encoding uncharacterized protein LOC135396106, whose product MAVVDSRYRFVLIDVGAEGRQSDSGVFKASPIGHHLESGTLDTPGLKKLPGSDLVTPHVFIGDEAFQLRPDFLRPYPGLGLPTEKRVFNLRLSRARNCVENAFGILCARWRILLRTINLIPENADGVVKAACVLHNFLSTHNNDTVGYGDNQDVYSNITEGRWHQELEGCSMLPSLHRTHARNFSRDAAASREAFTKYFCSPAGELSWQWARVQPQ is encoded by the exons ATGGCTGTCGTAGACAGCCGCTACAGGTTTGTCCTGATTGATGTTGGCGCTGAGGGACGACAAAGTGATTCTGGAGTGTTCAAGGCATCTCCAATTGGCCACCACCTTGAAAGCGGCACCTTGGACACCCCAGGGTTGAAGAAACTGCCTGGAAGCGACCTGGTGACTCCCCACGTGTTTATTGGTGATGAGGCGTTCCAACTGCGACCTGATTTTCTGAGGCCCTACCCAGGCCTCGGCCTGCCTACAGAAAAGAGGGTCTTCAACTTACGGTTGAGCCGTGCCAG GAACTGCGTTGAAAACGCATTCGGCATTCTCTGCGCACGGTGGAGGATCCTGTTGAGGACCATCAACTTAATACCAGAAAATGCAGATGGTGTTGTAAAGGCAGCTTGTGTGCTTCACAATTTCCTGAGCACTCACAACAATGACACTGTGGGCTATGGTGACAATCAGGATGTCTACAGCAACATTACTGAAGGAAGATGGCATCAGGAGCTGGAGGGTTGTTCAATGTTGCCTTCTCTGCATCGCACCCATGCAAGAAACTTCAGCAGGGATGCCGCTGCAAGCAGGGAAGCATTTACTAAATACTTCTGTAGTCCAGCTGGGGAGTTGTCATGGCAGTGGGCAAGGGTACAACCACAGTGA